AGTCTGGAGCCCCATCTGTAAATGAATGGTACAGTATTAGTGATTGTTTCACATTGCAGGAAAGGTGAAACAAGAGGGAGGCCAACGGGCATTAAAACCAGTCATAGAGCATGAATGTTCCTTGGCCACTGTCAGGAAACTACACACTCTCATGTGGTATTTACTTAAAACTACCCTGGTGGAAAGGGCATTTCATTAtagtatttttttgttatttatatgtTAGGCCAGTGGGTAGACTGGTAGTTACTGGAACTCATGGGGTCTTTGGACCATAAAAAAACATTCGAACAGTAATCTCACTGAATACCTGGATGACTGATGGGATTTGGAGTCACAATTTTGGGTTCCTTAAGGGGGTCCCCTGGTGTGACAAACCATTCTTTCACTGATGGAAACGGCAGAGAGCAGCCTAGGCAGGATATTAACACAGTCATATTAACAAACAAGTTACAAACAAGTTACACTGGCCACGTAACAGAAAGAGTTCAACTTAAGAGTAAGACATATCATAACACTATTAAGGTTTAATTCATTTAAGGTCTGAAGTAATTCCCACACTATGAGTAAGCTAAATAAAGGCCGACACCTGGCCGTGCTTGCAACAGCAAGCTGTAGACATGCTCTCTGACTGGTTGAAACAGAACTGCCTGCGGTGGTACTTCATCTTCATGTATATCTTCAAGTGTATTACTGCACTCAACCACTCCATCATGTAGAATATTGTATGTCATAAAACACTCAGCCCGTATATGCTTCTCTCTGGCTGcctgaaagagacaaaaagataaatgatcaaaaaaaatcacttttcaaGAATTGaagtgttgttttgtattgacAGTTTTTCATTAATTACCTGCAGTATATCAACGTCTGTGCATTTTTCCACTGCACGTACAGAGTTAAAGGACGACGCAATGCCATTCACCCATGAGGACGATTGCCCCGGAAGGAGATATGACCGTATTCCTCCTTCCAAGACTTCTCTATCAGCAATGGACAATGGCAGCGAAGAAATGCCCTGCAAACCCTCTCCAGGAGGTCGATTACTGCTGACAAAATCTGCCACAGCAAGGACCTTGTCTCCTTGGGATTGCTGGCATTTTCTCCTGTAGGAAGTTAACATAGTATTGCGGAGTCGCTGCATCCGTTGCTCTGAGACAACGTCATTTCCCAACAGACATGCCAAGAGCGGCAGGTCACCTTTATAAAGCTGTAGAATATGGCAAAGCTTCTCTCTGGAGAACAATACTGTTGTCATATTGTCTAATCTCAGTTTATTGATTGACAGGTATGGAACAGTGTCATATATAACAAAGTCTGAGTCTTGTCCAAGAATTCCCATACAGCTGTGACGCCGGGCATAGTCAGCAATTTCATAGTCACCTTCCCGAACAGAGCACCAGGTTTCCTGTCCCAGTGACTTCAGGGCAAAACGGGAGAAAGTAGCAAGTCCTGAGGGAATCAGGAACATatctctctctggttgtttgCCATAGCTTTTTATGAAGTTAAACACTCTCACTATATCCTGATTGACCCTCAGTCGCCTTTTCACCCATTCTGCACGTTTATCTTCCTCTACCGTGCCGTCAAAGAAAAATACTAATCGGATAGCCACAGCACTGAATGCATCCACAAATTCCCTTAAGAAGTGCATGTACTCTTGCCACTGGCCTCCATGTACCCAGGCCTGACAGCTATACCAATACCTCAGACAAGCCATCCCATCTACAACCACTGTTGCAGTGTTACAGTTATGGACTTTGACATGATTCCTGGCCATCTCTCTCAAGTTGACACGAATGCAGGTCTCTGGATAACAACTCTCCATGAAGTGCTGTAAGCCTCTCACACCCATGTTTCTGCACATGAACACTATCCACTGTCcaaagctgtgtgtgtcctgtggtATGAATCACAGAGATCTTCCCATCCAAAACAATTTTGTAGCCTATTACTGTCTGACGTGCAACATTTTAAATCATCATATCTTAACCACTTCGTGTGTTTCATATGATATATATCCAAACATATCTGCTCCTAGGATACGTCAGAAGCCGTGCCTCTTTCTGCAATAATCCTGTTAGAGATAACGACTATGTATAAAATACGCTACGCCATGGAGGAAGCTAAATTACGATGGCTTGTGTGTAACATCTAGTTTCAAACAGTGTATTCCGAGCCTATACTGATACATTAACCCGCAGTTAAGAGGTATCTGAGGATCTTCTGTTagtataaaaaataataattctaTGCACTACTGGTCCAATGTGACTGGTACGAACCACACCACTTGCCTATCACCGCTacgacagagaaacagacagtctACTTCCTCTTCCGGAACTCGTTCCACCACTAACACATTCCCCCGGCTTTTACTGAATGAAGTGTACGTAACTCAAGCAAAGAGGGACGGTATGGTGTATGCTTTTGatgataaaatcatttttgaactGATATGACTTATACATTTCTTTAAACGGACCAATAAAAATCTGTCCCCGGTGACTTTTGTAGCTTGTGCTGGTTGTTCTGAATCGCTACAGGTTCCGATTATTTATTTGGTCCCACCTAGGCTACCTTCATCATTTAAGCGTGTTGCTGCGAAGAGCGATACATTTCCAGTCTAAATCTGTGGACCAGTAGCATAGGTGTAGCTACATAAATAATTGAGTGATGTTCAGACAGGATGCTAGTTTTCGAGTGGCCTTCCTTCGACGTAAAATTAAAAGATGACGATTCGAAGTGCACTAAATAAATGGATAACCATTCTTTTTTCTACTTATGATACCTTATCTAGCCTATAGGCTATTATCCTTGAGAATTTCTCAGGGTAATTAAATGTTATCGTGTAGTAATGATTTCAAACCCACTGTGAGCACTATAATCGTGTACTGACTCAAAATAGCCTCTGCAGGCTGTCTTTGCAGTTGCATGCGTCTGCTCAGATCTTGGTAGACAGTCACAGAGGAATTGTAGAAGTATGAGAGGGTTCAGAACTGTGTTATTTCTGAGGGAAATTCGAGTCCCATAGcatagctttgtgtgtgtgtgtgtgtgggtgtcattAGACTAATGGCATTTTTGCACCACATCTCGGAATGCAAAATAGCCTACTTGCAAGCTCTGGTCTTGTAGGGCAGAAAGGATTATGGTTTCGTAATACGCAGTGgagcacagttttttttcttttagttgaTTATTGTTTAATTCCACAAATGTCACTCATGAGCTCAAATGCCATCTTCTCAAATTTTTTCAGTGGTGATGatttataaaagaaaagaaaaaaatgggatCTTAAAAAAAGTGGGGTCCTAAAATAATTACGGTAACATGTACAATAACACTCAAGACTTGAGTGTTGTAGACCTCACTACCTCAATGTGGCTAACAACTGTTGGTTTCGGAGTAGCCTACTATTGATTTTTTCCTTCTGGACTTAGGTTTCCCACATGAACAAAACCACCCTAGGGAAAGTGGCAGATGTTCTCTAGAGGACATCGGCACGCGACTCTCTTCAGTAGCCTACTGTTTGAGAatgcacccccacccccatccgctaacatacacacacacacacacacacacacacacacacacacacacacacaaccgatCAATTTTTTCGTCATGACCGTATCAACAAAACAGGCCACTTCAAATAGGTCCTATCCACACAGAGCAGCTGGCCGAAGTAATCTGACTTGTGGGACACAAAGAGATGCCTGCGTGGCCATAGGATCACAGGTAAACACGCAACGCATTATCATGAAAATCAGGAAGGGACAAAGTAAGAGCGGATGATTGCTATTCGGTTCTTCTTTACAAGGACTGATGCTGAGCTGCTGCTTATCCATCATCTGAGCGCAACCCAAGCCACGCGACAAGCCCTTTATCATTGTAATCAGTGCTCGTATTTGCTGCATCATGCTCAGGAATATATTGTTCTTGCTAAAAGAAGTACTATCTTCTGGAGTTGAAAAGTTATGTCCTTTGCCTGAACTCCACTATCCCTCTCTGAGCCAAGTGGAAATCCTGGGAGTGTATTCCTGTCCGCTCACAGTATTATATCTATGTGACCACATACCTTAGAGAGCCTTTGATAATCGTCATAATATCAGGAGAAGGAGAGTGTAGTGCAACTGGTGCCAACGAGTACATGGCGTTATAGCCTCTAAATCAATATCTGATATTTGTGTCGTCTCCTAGCTGTTTTCGATCGTCTTTTATTCAGTTTAACCAGTTCTGTGGGCAGTAAAAATGGACATTTGAAGTGAAGCCGTTGCTCTGACCGTTACTGTATTATGGCTCGTGTGATGTTCCcacggaagaaaaaaaactttgggaAGTTGAAGCTTCCCTAACCATATGGCCAATACCATTCAGTTGTAGTTTCTTTAACATGCTTCGAGTCCAATTTGGATGATTTTGGGTCTCCgcagagacagtggagacaTGCAGTTGAGAGGTGGAAAAAAACGCCATTTGGTTGGGAGCAGATGGCTGGCTTGGGGGCTGTCCGCGTCCAAAGGCGTGTCGTGCCCTTCAGAGAGAATCCCCAAGGGCTCCCCTTGTATTCGGAATCAATGAAAATTAAAGCGCAAAGAAAAGATGAATAGTCAGACCTCGAGTCCCTCCTTTGTTCATTGCAGCTACTGGTGGGCAGGAGTTAAAGTACAACAGCCCCCTATAGAAACACTTAAGTTAAACAGTCTCCCCATAGTCCAccttcagagaggaggaggtttTCGTAAAGAGAACTTTCTGCTTGATTTAACCAAGACAGAATCGCGTGGCATAAATTACGCATGAAAAGAATAAGTGTAGTGGGCATGAATCTGACGGATTTCATCATGGCTTTCAGTTACGCTTTGCTGTAGTAATCGAGAAATGTGTGTTACGTCAACATAAAGAattgtgtgatggagtgtggaTATAAAACGTTCGAGACGTCAGTTCAGAGGAAAGCTCCAGCTTATTATTATCTGTGCCTCATAGCCTAATATCCAAAGCGGCAGCAACACTAACACTGAAAGGACAGTCTACGAACACGTAGGCAGAGACATAATGAAGTATCACTGAAAGTTACCTTAAATCAGGAGATGACAATGATTGTTAATATTATTGCAAATTGTATTATTCAAGTAGGCCTGACTTTAAAAAGTTATACAATTAAATAAAGTACAACTTTTAAAAGATTCACTttatctcattaaaacacacccTTACCCATTTGCATCAACGATATATTCTACGAAGTTTTCGACAGTTTATCAAACTGAAATGGTATGTAGGCTACACTGATGTGTCCAACTATATCAGTCTAACGTGTCGATGTAGACCATTCTTTCCCTCAGGTAAGCTGAACTATATAAATAGCTACGGTGTATGTAATAACAGTATGAGGAATCTTTAAGCTGTCATTAGTGTGGCAAGCTGCTCCAGAAATCCAGTTGCCTGTCGCAGCATTCCTCTGGAATTAAAATGACCAGCCGCTTCAATTAACGCCCTAATGAAGGCcaccccgccacacacacacacacacacacacacacacacacacaagaaagagaggaagggggcaTGTAAATTATTTGCAGAGCCACTACAACTAAGGAACAAACTAACGTACAAGTTCCCACAATTTATCGAAAACTTACAGCAAAACTGGTGGAAAATTATggtaaagacagacaaacaaatcaaaacaactgACCTAGTGAGTATCACAGGGTGTATAACGGTTGGTACACTTTTCTGGTAGAGCTACTTTTGAAAGTGAGGACATTGTTGTAGAGACGGCAGCGTGCGCCGAGGGGAGCTCTTTCTCCCTGCTATATTGTGAGGGGAGCAGGTGCTGTCCGAATTACCATACAGCTGAGAGCACAAAGAACAAACTTATTCTTTCCTCACACAATAACAAAGTGCCTTAATGACAGCCACGCGAACGACACACACCGACTCAGTTTTACAGCCTAGCTTAGTGATGTAACATGTAAAATCTAAACCCACGAGTAAACTAAATAATCAACAGTGATTAAAAAGTGCTTTTGCACCTTAGGTTTTCATAATTGGGCTGCAAAGGAAAATATGCCCCAGCATCGTGTGAAGGATTCTAGATAGGTAACCTGACCAAACTAAGAACTAGAAACTCGATACAAAGAACAATCAGTTCAGTAGCACAGGGTCCTCGAAGTTGTTCAATGCCCCTTAAAGTTTTCGGCATAGCTAAGGTGCGCAGCATACCTACCGTGGTAGTcttgtgtgtatggttgtgtggcTGAATAGGCTACCTACAACTAAGCATAAAATTTTTCATCGAtaaaatttttcattttttaaaatactggATGTAAATGTAATACCAAACAATCAACATCACTGGTATGCAGAATTCTCGATTTCTGACGTTATGTTAATAACGcgtttgtaaaacaaaatacagaggTCTCTCTGTGGAATTCAACGTGCAAGCAATATGTGAAGTTATTTGCGGATGTAATCCAGCAAGGGATGTAAAGGATTCTAGCGGCTGAATTTTCCAGTATGTAAATGAGATGTTTTTCCCTTTCAGTCCATGTGGAAGGGTTGCGCATTTTATAGCTCAGCGACCATTTGGCGATCTTTTGAGAGGAGGGGTTGAAAAGTGTCTCTTTGTGACAGCTCGAGTCAGATTGGGGAGTAGCTCATTTACATCTCATTACCCTAGCAGGCGCAGTCTGTATATAACCGGCGGAAGACAGCGTAGGACATCAGTTACACGCGTAGAGTTTAAAAGTACCAAACAACAGGCTCCGAGGGGAAGTGTTTTGAACCAGCAGCATCTTTGGGCTTAATAAATCAAGGGGAAAGTCAACAACACACAAGCAACCTCGCGACTGCGTTGTGTTTCTCTCCATACCTTCAAACCAACTTCTGTACTGCGCTGCAGAAATTGATAACTGGATTGGAATTATTGCCCTGGCAAGGAATTTCTagtttattttcagattttaccttggctcttctgtttttctccttcatcgTTGGGATTTAATTCTTTTGTTTAAGAAGAAAGGACTTAAATGGCCTGCACCAGAAAATAAAGCGGCCAAAAAGTTTGTCTTCACCAGACGCCCCTGATTACTAGAGTGCGCGAGAGCGAAGCGAACTTGAGGTGCTGCTCTGGTGAAGGAAAATACCTTCTCAATGATTTTTTGAGCAGGACAATTAAATAGCTCAGGCCCGTGGAAGCGTAACAGCTTGTTGAAGACCATTATTACCATGGGACGTCTTTTGATTGCAGCCATCGTTTGCGTTATGATAAGCCAGGTAATCTTTATTAAATAATCAGTCTGTCAGTGGTCATACACCGATAGTACTCGTGTATTAGACTTCCAGCAGAGCTCATATATCATCAGTAATCATACAATCATCATTACTAATTCCTTATTTACTTTCTTTCAGGCGATTTGTTCAGGGGTATTTGAGCTGAAGTTGCAAGAGTTTCTCAACAAGAAAGGGGTGACAGGCAACATGAATTGCTGCAAAGGAGGGTCAGCAGCAGGATTTCAGCAATGCGAGTGCAAAACATATTTTAGAATTTGCCTGAAGCATTATCAGGCAAACGTATCTCCAGAGCCTCCGTGCACCTACGGTGGGACTGTGACTCCTGTGCTTGGATCAAATTCCTTCCAAGTTCCCGAAACAAACTCGGACAGCACATTCACAAATCCAATTCAATTCTCCTTCGGATTCACGTGGCCGGTGGGTACTTGACTCCTCTCTTTTAAGTTCTGGTATTTAGCTACTGTATTTAAAGCAAGCTTGGTATTCGACTTTAAGTCAGCAAAGAGTCGACCTAAGATCTCTCCTATTAGGATGGCTCATTTAAACGCTTTTAACAAATGTTAGAGGGGTGGGAAACTTCGCATCCTCACAGTTGGTATATAATTGTCAGCCCAGCGTGACATTCCGAAACCTTTCATTTTACAGCTGTGAGTAAGTGTGAAAGTGGAGAAATTGAGCGTGAAGTCCAACGACAACACGCCTCTATTAATCAGTGTCTTCCGTCAGATGTATAATAGAGCTGGCTATTTATAAGTAGATGCGTTTTTCGTGTGCTCTGCACTATTAGTCATTTTATTAGGTATCCCAGTTTTTGACAAACGTTTATTGTTATCCTTACAGGGGACATTCTCACTCATTATTGAGGCCTTGCACACAGATTCCACTGAAGATTTGTCAACAGGTGAGAGCACGTACACTTTCTGGTAGGGAACCATGCTTTTTATCAGAAGTGACTGTTCAACTCATTTTGACTCCATTATGACATTTCCAGAAAATCCAGAACGTCTGATTAGTCGAATGACCACCCAGAGACACCTTACAGTGGGAGAGGAATGGTCCCAAGACATTCAAGTTGGTGGGAGAACAGAGTTGAAATACTCGTACAGATTTGTTTGTGACGAGCATTATTACGGCGAGGGCTGCTCTGTTTTTTGCCGCCCACGAGATGATGCTTTCGGCCACTTCACCTGTGGGGAACGTGGGGAGATCGTTTGCAATTCCGGATGGAAGGGGCAGTACTGCACAGAAGGTAAATTAATTTGATAtaactgaagttttttttctaattttcagAGTTAtcattgataataataatgt
This sequence is a window from Chanos chanos chromosome 4, fChaCha1.1, whole genome shotgun sequence. Protein-coding genes within it:
- the fam120b gene encoding constitutive coactivator of peroxisome proliferator-activated receptor gamma; translation: MCRNMGVRGLQHFMESCYPETCIRVNLREMARNHVKVHNCNTATVVVDGMACLRYWYSCQAWVHGGQWQEYMHFLREFVDAFSAVAIRLVFFFDGTVEEDKRAEWVKRRLRVNQDIVRVFNFIKSYGKQPERDMFLIPSGLATFSRFALKSLGQETWCSVREGDYEIADYARRHSCMGILGQDSDFVIYDTVPYLSINKLRLDNMTTVLFSREKLCHILQLYKGDLPLLACLLGNDVVSEQRMQRLRNTMLTSYRRKCQQSQGDKVLAVADFVSSNRPPGEGLQGISSLPLSIADREVLEGGIRSYLLPGQSSSWVNGIASSFNSVRAVEKCTDVDILQAAREKHIRAECFMTYNILHDGVVECSNTLEDIHEDEVPPQAVLFQPVREHVYSLLLQARPGCSLPFPSVKEWFVTPGDPLKEPKIVTPNPISHPDGAPDLRTLWFGKGTEVLRMRVSTFMAVFDLQDHAEKLEHLDGPMVAVFCLVAYIATHTKHLSLEDLDAYLSQAVCIRFKPYPELLHTSVPVVDPRAVQLGSLFVRGLTYLIAANSACGLPFNMDDLMPWKTFDGLLFHSKYLQAHSACTTEELLEGNPSCSQLFLSLREQVLGVCRRCGVTIQSLPRRAHIERPSNFGESCRERGPQTYQARGSRTSPHSNRQQQRGPDHRPKSRHPNRRRYHQTPH